The proteins below are encoded in one region of Clostridium pasteurianum DSM 525 = ATCC 6013:
- a CDS encoding nitrogenase component 1, with the protein MAITAENIEFHGTLSELYQLAKEGKIKTSLQGSHTRACKFWTATKILSGIKNAVILTHGPSGCAYGVKQAYKLTNCRNSGAAYEPIISTNIGEKNVIYGGEKELIGALKEVDKKYKPDVIFVATSCATGIIGDNVDEIMDNMEPELNAKLMSIHCEGFSGEYRSGFDLVFKQIVKLMDKPTEESKAAMLDTVNIVGGKMGAERTEVDTDVKELVRLIKGMGAKINSVIAGNCTLEEIKKAPSVAVNCGLCLDIGYAIGKSMEEEYGTPINSTILPYGIAATEKWIMGAAKYLKMEESAKALMEREYEAIKEEFEESKKVLKDKIAIVEGHDAVKSLSIAHMLKSDFGMRPIIFNFHPWSTEARQTSIDYLLETGLDPEILITKGTLAFGKYESMKQTEDELLDFLGGIDPKSVVYFGSSLSFPNIPLVDLNAILNRPRFGYRGALKVAKCINTALKYSFRPRSSVFKEMVFPKEEAGLASGQALTPKLSQDLPDCTVYAHKRRRGQCMMN; encoded by the coding sequence ATGGCTATTACAGCAGAAAATATAGAATTTCATGGAACACTCAGTGAATTATACCAGCTTGCTAAAGAGGGTAAAATTAAAACAAGTTTGCAGGGAAGTCATACAAGAGCTTGTAAATTTTGGACTGCAACTAAGATTTTAAGCGGTATCAAAAATGCTGTTATACTTACTCATGGACCTAGTGGATGTGCCTATGGGGTAAAACAAGCCTATAAACTCACAAATTGCCGTAATAGTGGAGCTGCTTATGAACCTATTATAAGTACCAACATAGGAGAAAAAAATGTAATCTATGGTGGAGAAAAAGAATTAATAGGTGCACTTAAGGAAGTAGATAAAAAATATAAACCAGATGTTATATTTGTTGCAACTAGTTGTGCCACAGGTATCATAGGTGATAATGTAGATGAAATTATGGATAATATGGAGCCTGAATTAAATGCAAAGTTAATGTCTATACATTGTGAAGGCTTTTCAGGGGAATATAGAAGTGGATTTGATTTAGTATTTAAGCAAATAGTTAAACTTATGGATAAACCTACTGAGGAGAGTAAAGCTGCTATGCTTGATACTGTTAATATTGTAGGCGGAAAAATGGGTGCTGAAAGAACAGAAGTAGATACTGATGTAAAGGAACTTGTTAGACTCATAAAGGGAATGGGTGCAAAAATAAATTCTGTTATTGCTGGAAATTGCACATTGGAAGAGATAAAAAAAGCTCCTAGTGTAGCTGTTAACTGTGGACTATGTCTTGATATTGGTTATGCTATTGGTAAGTCAATGGAAGAAGAGTATGGTACACCTATTAATTCTACAATACTTCCTTATGGTATTGCGGCTACAGAAAAATGGATTATGGGAGCAGCAAAGTACCTAAAAATGGAAGAGTCAGCTAAAGCTTTAATGGAAAGAGAATATGAAGCTATAAAAGAAGAATTTGAAGAAAGTAAAAAAGTATTAAAAGACAAAATTGCAATTGTAGAAGGTCATGATGCTGTAAAATCACTATCTATTGCACACATGTTAAAAAGTGATTTTGGAATGAGACCAATAATATTTAATTTCCATCCCTGGAGTACTGAAGCAAGACAAACTAGTATAGATTATCTATTGGAAACTGGTTTAGACCCTGAAATATTAATAACAAAAGGTACTCTTGCCTTTGGTAAATACGAATCCATGAAGCAGACCGAAGATGAGTTGTTAGATTTTCTTGGAGGAATTGATCCAAAATCTGTAGTATATTTTGGTTCATCCTTAAGTTTTCCAAACATTCCTTTAGTGGATTTAAATGCTATATTAAACAGACCAAGATTTGGATATAGAGGAGCATTAAAAGTAGCTAAGTGTATAAACACTGCATTAAAGTATTCTTTTAGACCTAGAAGTTCTGTGTTTAAGGAAATGGTATTTCCAAAAGAAGAGGCTGGCTTGGCTTCCGGGCAGGCTTTAACCCCTAAATTAAGTCAGGATTTACCTGATTGTACTGTATATGCTCATAAAAGGAGGAGAGGACAATGTATGATGAATTAA
- a CDS encoding nitrogenase component 1, whose protein sequence is MYDELTFEQCNHSKDPIVSCALEGVAGVIAGIKDASIVIHSPQGCAATVNAAYDTHEVDFTRRKIGCTRLFESDVIMGASDKLKRLIKEADQTFGNKVIFVIGTCAADIIGEDLEGICRDMESEVNAKLIPIMAGGFRGNSYDGLDLGFNSLLPFIKKSDVKIEKSVNIIAPQGNINPTWWADLDWVKDILNTLGIKVQTVLAKDISIDDLEKAGMASANIILSHDVGYQFAEEMRETHGVPLILDDIPLPVGLKNTSKWLRRLGEYFSVSEKVEEIIKKGEEKVMTILRRRALMMIPRYHNCRIALSADATMGIALVRMVFEELEMIPEIILIRSDTPEGRKLLDQELKDLGLSSKVAFGIDGYQIKETLKNSGVDAVLGSAWEKYMAEEVGVKIAFDVLTPTNMDVYVDKAYFGYDGMLNVLEVIANDWERAYRSKEIDLEGYV, encoded by the coding sequence ATGTATGATGAATTAACCTTTGAACAATGTAACCATAGTAAAGATCCGATTGTAAGTTGTGCTTTAGAGGGAGTTGCAGGTGTCATTGCAGGAATAAAAGACGCAAGTATAGTGATTCACTCACCTCAAGGATGTGCAGCAACAGTTAATGCAGCTTATGATACGCATGAAGTTGATTTTACAAGAAGAAAGATAGGATGTACTCGTCTTTTTGAATCAGATGTTATAATGGGAGCTTCTGATAAGCTAAAAAGGTTAATCAAAGAAGCAGACCAGACTTTTGGAAATAAGGTTATATTCGTAATTGGAACCTGTGCAGCAGATATTATAGGAGAGGATTTGGAAGGAATCTGTAGAGATATGGAATCAGAAGTTAATGCCAAGCTTATACCAATTATGGCTGGTGGATTTCGTGGAAATAGCTATGATGGATTAGATTTGGGCTTTAATTCATTATTACCTTTTATCAAGAAGTCAGATGTTAAAATTGAAAAAAGTGTAAATATTATTGCACCTCAAGGTAATATAAATCCTACTTGGTGGGCAGATTTAGATTGGGTAAAGGATATTTTAAATACTTTAGGTATTAAAGTTCAAACTGTATTGGCAAAGGATATATCTATTGATGATTTGGAAAAGGCAGGTATGGCATCAGCTAACATTATTTTAAGTCACGATGTAGGATATCAGTTTGCAGAAGAAATGAGAGAAACTCATGGAGTACCTCTGATACTAGATGATATACCTTTACCAGTAGGACTTAAAAATACTTCTAAATGGTTACGCAGACTCGGAGAATATTTTAGTGTTAGTGAGAAAGTTGAAGAAATAATAAAAAAAGGTGAGGAAAAAGTAATGACAATTCTTCGTAGAAGAGCTCTTATGATGATTCCTCGTTATCATAACTGTAGAATAGCATTATCCGCTGATGCTACAATGGGAATTGCTTTAGTTAGAATGGTATTTGAAGAATTAGAGATGATTCCAGAGATAATATTGATTAGATCTGATACTCCAGAGGGAAGAAAATTATTGGATCAGGAGTTAAAGGATCTTGGATTATCAAGTAAAGTAGCTTTTGGTATTGATGGATATCAAATAAAGGAAACTTTGAAAAACTCAGGAGTAGATGCAGTGCTTGGATCTGCCTGGGAAAAATATATGGCAGAAGAAGTTGGGGTTAAAATTGCATTTGATGTATTAACACCTACAAATATGGATGTTTATGTGGATAAAGCTTATTTTGGATATGATGGAATGTTGAATGTTTTAGAAGTAATAGCAAATGATTGGGAAAGAGCATACAGATCTAAAGAAATTGATTTAGAAGGATATGTATAA
- a CDS encoding FecCD family ABC transporter permease, which yields MKIVNNSVKVEKELISIASTESKTTKNKNLIIIILSIISLSIFLLSFTIGRYGIPLSQLFNIVIGKLFNLPVTWSKTEEMVLFQIRVPRIFAAVLIGTALSVSGAAYQGLFKNPMVSPDILGASSGAGMGAVIGLLLSFNSIAVQAMAFIMGVIAVILTYAISNIIGKDKGSIVLLVLTGVVVSNIFSAIISITKYVADPDNKLPAITFWLMGGLSSISNSDILMFLIPFSIGIIPIMAIRWKINILSFGDEEAKSLGVDTKKMRIVTIICATMLTAASVAIAGMISWIGLIIPHIARLIVGPNYKVLLPVSIIVGSSFLLLVDNFARNMFQMEIPLGILTSIIGAPLFLYLLLKGKKAW from the coding sequence ATGAAAATTGTAAATAATAGTGTTAAAGTAGAAAAAGAATTAATATCTATTGCCAGTACAGAAAGTAAAACAACAAAAAATAAAAATCTTATTATAATTATATTAAGTATAATATCTTTATCTATTTTTTTATTGTCTTTTACTATTGGCAGATATGGGATACCCTTATCTCAATTATTTAATATTGTAATAGGAAAACTATTTAACCTGCCTGTTACTTGGTCTAAAACTGAGGAAATGGTATTATTTCAAATACGTGTTCCAAGAATTTTTGCTGCAGTATTGATAGGAACTGCTTTATCAGTATCTGGAGCTGCTTATCAGGGTTTATTCAAAAATCCTATGGTTTCACCAGATATTTTAGGAGCTTCCTCTGGAGCAGGAATGGGTGCGGTTATAGGACTACTATTATCTTTTAACAGCATAGCTGTACAAGCAATGGCGTTTATAATGGGAGTTATAGCGGTAATACTTACATATGCTATTAGTAACATTATCGGAAAAGATAAAGGATCAATTGTACTTTTGGTGTTAACAGGTGTAGTAGTTTCAAATATATTTTCAGCAATTATATCAATTACTAAGTACGTAGCAGATCCGGATAATAAGCTTCCAGCCATTACTTTTTGGCTTATGGGCGGTTTGTCATCTATTAGTAATAGCGACATTTTAATGTTTCTTATACCTTTTTCGATAGGCATTATTCCTATTATGGCAATAAGATGGAAAATAAACATACTATCTTTTGGAGATGAGGAAGCTAAATCTTTAGGAGTGGATACTAAGAAGATGAGAATAGTTACTATTATCTGTGCTACTATGCTTACTGCAGCCTCCGTAGCTATTGCAGGGATGATTTCATGGATTGGTCTTATAATTCCTCATATTGCACGTTTAATAGTTGGACCCAATTATAAAGTACTTTTACCTGTATCTATTATTGTAGGAAGCAGTTTTTTATTATTAGTGGATAATTTTGCACGTAATATGTTCCAAATGGAGATTCCTCTTGGAATACTAACTTCCATTATAGGAGCTCCGTTATTTTTGTATTTACTATTAAAAGGTAAAAAAGCCTGGTAA
- a CDS encoding (2Fe-2S) ferredoxin domain-containing protein, protein MRRKIKYHILICNGTKCNKVQQGVCYKKGAEDIISKFDKLIAKYGMADEVLVSSCGCFRNGITNKGPNMVIYPEGIWYSGVTVNDVEEIVEVHLKKGNIIERLLSD, encoded by the coding sequence ATGAGAAGAAAAATTAAATATCATATTCTAATTTGCAATGGTACTAAATGTAATAAAGTTCAACAGGGAGTGTGCTATAAAAAAGGTGCTGAAGATATAATTTCAAAATTTGATAAATTAATAGCTAAATATGGTATGGCAGATGAAGTATTAGTGTCAAGTTGTGGATGTTTTAGAAATGGCATAACTAATAAAGGACCTAATATGGTTATATATCCAGAGGGTATTTGGTATAGCGGAGTTACTGTGAATGATGTGGAAGAAATTGTGGAAGTTCATTTGAAAAAAGGTAATATAATAGAAAGACTCCTATCAGATTAA
- a CDS encoding helix-turn-helix transcriptional regulator, with translation MDMDTALTPQEVADILKISKSTVYDLIKKKEINSYRVGKKVRVDLKDVEAYKNKTKNIKSNIFVPSNSVVINSSSLYDGMTPKEEVLEDSFVISGQDTILDILCRYLDSYPHGSMRVLRSYEGSYNGIYELYCGKVQIATAHIWDGKTGEYNVPYIERMLPGTSAVIVRFVGRMQGFYVAKGNPKGIKDWNDLSRSDIVIVNREKGSGTRILLDEHLRLMNILGKDIKGYNKECTSHLATASVIARGNADLGIGNEKACSQVQGVDFIPIQQEKYDLVIKKEDINHPTTRAILDILNSEEFKIEISGIGGYDVSEMGKVVAET, from the coding sequence ATGGATATGGATACAGCTCTCACTCCTCAAGAGGTTGCGGATATATTAAAAATTTCAAAAAGTACCGTATATGATTTAATTAAGAAAAAAGAAATAAACTCTTACAGAGTAGGTAAAAAAGTTCGAGTTGACTTAAAGGATGTAGAAGCCTACAAAAATAAAACCAAAAATATAAAATCTAATATTTTTGTTCCTAGTAATTCAGTAGTTATTAATTCTTCATCTTTATATGATGGAATGACACCAAAGGAAGAGGTGTTAGAGGATAGCTTTGTTATATCTGGTCAAGATACAATTTTAGATATTTTATGCCGTTATCTCGATTCCTACCCTCATGGTTCTATGCGAGTTTTGAGATCCTATGAAGGCAGTTATAATGGTATATATGAATTATATTGTGGAAAAGTTCAAATAGCTACAGCACATATTTGGGATGGAAAAACTGGTGAATATAATGTTCCTTATATTGAAAGAATGCTCCCTGGGACATCTGCAGTTATAGTCCGTTTTGTTGGAAGAATGCAGGGATTCTATGTTGCAAAGGGGAATCCAAAGGGAATAAAAGATTGGAATGATCTTTCAAGATCTGACATAGTTATTGTAAATAGAGAGAAAGGTAGTGGAACTCGAATTTTATTGGATGAACATTTACGCCTAATGAATATTTTAGGCAAAGATATAAAAGGTTACAATAAGGAATGTACCTCTCATTTAGCAACTGCCAGTGTGATTGCCCGCGGTAATGCCGACCTAGGTATAGGAAATGAAAAAGCATGTTCTCAAGTACAAGGTGTTGACTTTATACCTATACAACAAGAAAAATATGATTTAGTCATAAAAAAGGAAGATATAAATCATCCTACTACAAGAGCTATTTTAGATATTCTGAATTCAGAGGAATTTAAAATTGAAATTTCAGGCATAGGCGGATATGATGTCAGTGAAATGGGAAAAGTTGTAGCAGAAACATAA